The Leptospira bouyouniensis genome contains a region encoding:
- the mfd gene encoding transcription-repair coupling factor translates to MSKEIEVSSFQPKQVFAEAKETLVSLSGIPEAAHSFVTSELYESKITKKPFVVILPTNQEAESFSRELLSFVDKEEIYFFPGPENIPYEYTKWQTEWKRDRILTINQILAGNRSLVVTSVAAFLRKLPEKESLKGKSISLKLGVDFPLELLLSELIQLGYHREEVCEQFGHFSLKGGILDIYTPFLTNPVRIDFFGDTVDEIRTFDPNTQKSISKIDEIIITAANETIVTKKELESYHNIIKEYSNKRLPIDSEIEIIEEHLPLIRKQDGFLSFFPEAPVLIFPKFHETKERSYGMEREYNTLFEKKKDEALCLPPEDLLSFGPEWKSLTSEDTPGIQFTLLPNAKHNYSYTPITEVKSFRGKIREAKEHFLDLLSENPGHTIFITSSFLAQMLRLKGLFSETEVNVLGENSEEPLQFPFSSIRPGIHLILSDLKRGFHLVEKGIFVFTDNDLFGRQYKRKTRYKKQSSQMIESFIDLKEGDYIVHVNHGVGRFIKIERTKADGKERDFLKLEYAGGDSLFVPLDQISLVQKYIGGTDSPKLDTLGKNSWKKAKERVQESVDKLAEELVLLYSNRMKLNGFAFPPDTIWQEEFEAAFEFEETPDQISAIEAVKQDLESSRPMDRLVCGDVGYGKTEVAIRAAFKVIMAGKQVMLLTPTTILSLQHFNTFKQRYENYPIKIAFVSRFRSPSEIRDDLKNFTEGKIDMLIGTHAILSSKVKPKNLGLLIIDEEQKFGVTHKESIKKFKNLVDVLTLTATPIPRTLHMALTGIRELSIISTAPKNRQSVETYVLEEDDTLIQEAIRKEIERGGQVFYLYNRVESIEEEASYVRSLVPEVSVGILHGQLTEDEIEETLVDFYERKYDILVTTTIIESGIDMPNVNTLIVKRADMFGLSQLYQIRGRVGRSDRKASAYMFYPSKKLMTELAEKRLNTIFEYQELGSGFKVAMRDLEIRGAGNLLGKEQSGDIMEVGFDLYVKMLEEAISRIKGEEIRVEVRTAVNLKTNFYLPDEYIPDTKQKIEFYKRFEGSANLDEIEELAMEMEDRFGELPQIAKTFVELEKIRTLASNLGFEFVTEKPEEILFKCGTYFRGNPNLVIQAMSQFKGLIISPSEPSVLRYTNLEKDDLKKIKKLLAILEFLAA, encoded by the coding sequence ATGTCAAAAGAAATCGAAGTTAGCTCATTCCAACCAAAACAAGTATTTGCTGAGGCAAAAGAAACTCTCGTGAGTCTGAGTGGGATCCCAGAAGCGGCACATTCCTTCGTGACGAGTGAATTGTATGAAAGTAAAATTACCAAAAAACCATTTGTTGTCATACTACCAACTAACCAAGAAGCTGAAAGTTTTTCTCGAGAATTATTAAGTTTTGTAGATAAGGAAGAAATTTATTTTTTCCCAGGTCCCGAAAATATTCCATACGAATACACTAAGTGGCAAACAGAATGGAAACGAGATCGAATTCTTACAATCAACCAAATTTTAGCTGGGAATCGAAGTTTGGTTGTTACTTCTGTTGCCGCATTCCTTAGGAAATTGCCAGAAAAAGAAAGTTTAAAAGGGAAATCGATTTCATTAAAATTAGGTGTTGATTTCCCTTTAGAATTACTATTATCAGAACTCATCCAGCTTGGTTACCACCGCGAAGAAGTTTGTGAACAATTCGGACATTTTAGTTTGAAAGGTGGTATCTTAGACATTTATACACCATTCCTAACAAACCCCGTAAGAATTGATTTTTTCGGAGATACTGTTGATGAAATTCGAACATTTGATCCTAATACTCAAAAATCTATTAGTAAAATTGATGAAATTATAATCACAGCTGCAAATGAAACAATCGTAACAAAAAAAGAATTAGAATCATATCATAATATAATAAAAGAATATTCTAATAAAAGACTTCCAATAGATTCTGAAATTGAAATTATCGAAGAACATTTACCTCTGATCAGAAAACAGGATGGTTTTTTAAGTTTTTTTCCAGAAGCGCCAGTTCTAATTTTTCCAAAATTTCATGAAACAAAAGAAAGATCTTATGGAATGGAAAGGGAATATAATACCCTTTTTGAAAAGAAAAAAGATGAAGCATTGTGTTTGCCACCAGAAGATTTATTATCGTTTGGTCCCGAATGGAAATCATTAACTTCAGAAGACACGCCAGGAATTCAATTTACATTATTGCCAAACGCAAAACATAATTATTCATATACACCTATTACGGAAGTAAAAAGTTTCCGCGGGAAAATTCGAGAAGCTAAGGAACACTTTTTAGATTTACTATCTGAGAATCCAGGGCATACGATTTTTATCACTTCATCCTTTTTAGCTCAAATGTTAAGACTTAAGGGTTTGTTCTCTGAGACTGAGGTCAATGTGTTAGGTGAAAATTCAGAGGAACCTTTACAATTTCCTTTTTCCTCTATTCGACCCGGTATCCATTTGATTTTATCGGATTTGAAACGTGGATTCCATTTAGTTGAAAAAGGTATTTTTGTTTTTACGGATAACGATTTATTCGGTCGCCAATACAAACGAAAAACTCGTTATAAAAAACAATCCTCTCAAATGATTGAATCTTTTATTGATTTAAAAGAAGGGGATTATATTGTCCATGTTAATCATGGAGTCGGTCGCTTTATCAAAATTGAAAGAACGAAGGCTGACGGAAAAGAAAGAGATTTTCTTAAATTAGAATATGCTGGTGGGGATAGCTTATTTGTTCCTTTGGACCAGATTTCATTGGTTCAAAAATATATTGGAGGTACTGATTCACCAAAATTAGATACACTTGGAAAAAACTCCTGGAAAAAGGCAAAAGAGAGAGTCCAAGAATCCGTTGATAAACTTGCTGAAGAACTAGTGTTACTTTATTCGAATCGAATGAAGTTAAATGGTTTTGCTTTTCCTCCGGATACAATTTGGCAGGAAGAATTTGAAGCAGCTTTTGAATTTGAAGAAACTCCTGACCAAATTTCAGCCATTGAGGCTGTCAAACAAGACTTAGAATCATCAAGACCCATGGATCGCTTGGTTTGTGGTGACGTTGGATATGGAAAAACAGAAGTAGCAATCCGTGCTGCCTTTAAGGTTATCATGGCGGGAAAACAAGTGATGTTACTTACACCAACGACAATCCTTTCACTTCAACATTTTAATACATTTAAACAAAGATATGAAAACTATCCAATCAAAATAGCATTCGTTTCTAGATTTCGTTCCCCTTCTGAGATTAGAGATGACTTAAAGAATTTTACAGAAGGTAAAATTGACATGTTAATTGGAACCCATGCAATTCTTTCTTCTAAGGTGAAACCTAAGAATTTGGGTTTACTGATTATTGACGAAGAACAAAAGTTTGGTGTTACACATAAAGAATCAATTAAAAAATTTAAAAACCTCGTGGATGTTTTGACTCTAACAGCAACACCTATACCGAGAACTTTACACATGGCGCTTACTGGAATTCGGGAATTATCTATTATCTCAACTGCTCCTAAAAACAGACAAAGTGTAGAAACCTATGTTTTGGAAGAGGATGATACATTGATCCAAGAAGCGATTCGAAAAGAAATTGAGAGGGGTGGCCAAGTTTTTTATTTGTACAACCGAGTGGAATCCATTGAAGAAGAAGCATCTTACGTTAGGTCCTTAGTTCCGGAAGTATCCGTTGGTATCCTTCATGGTCAATTGACAGAGGATGAGATTGAAGAAACACTTGTAGATTTTTATGAAAGAAAATACGATATTCTAGTTACAACGACAATCATTGAATCAGGGATTGATATGCCAAATGTTAATACGCTTATTGTAAAACGAGCGGACATGTTTGGTTTATCACAGTTATACCAAATTCGAGGTCGTGTCGGTAGGTCTGATCGAAAAGCCTCTGCTTATATGTTTTATCCTTCCAAAAAACTAATGACTGAACTTGCGGAAAAACGATTGAACACGATTTTTGAATATCAGGAGTTAGGTTCTGGTTTCAAAGTAGCCATGCGTGATTTAGAAATCCGAGGGGCAGGGAATTTACTTGGGAAAGAACAGTCCGGCGATATTATGGAAGTTGGATTTGATCTTTATGTGAAAATGTTAGAAGAGGCCATTTCTCGTATCAAAGGCGAAGAAATTAGGGTCGAAGTTCGAACAGCGGTGAATTTAAAAACTAATTTTTATCTACCAGATGAATACATACCTGATACAAAACAAAAAATTGAGTTTTATAAACGATTTGAAGGTTCCGCAAATTTGGATGAAATTGAGGAACTCGCAATGGAGATGGAAGACAGATTTGGAGAACTTCCGCAAATTGCTAAGACCTTTGTGGAACTTGAAAAAATACGGACCTTAGCTTCCAATTTGGGATTTGAATTTGTGACCGAAAAACCAGAGGAAATTTTATTTAAATGTGGAACATACTTCCGAGGGAATCCAAACCTTGTGATCCAAGCTATGAGCCAATTTAAAGGTCTCATAATTTCTCCATCAGAGCCGTCTGTACTTCGTTATACGAATTTAGAAAAAGATGACCTTAAAAAAATTAAAAAACTCCTAGCCATTTTGGAGTTTTTGGCAGCTTAA
- the panC gene encoding pantoate--beta-alanine ligase — MIVVTDPIELKKIVLEWKLSNQTIGFCPTMGTLHAGHMDLVKTSKSQVSKTIVSIFINPTQFNDPKDFEAYPKNTETDLKLCEENGVDLVFLPSVEVMYPKSTTPIQMSIPSLQSTLCGRTRPGHFEGVLQVVSKLFHLTDPNIAFFGLKDYQQFRVVSALVTELNFPIQIVGVPTKREADGLAMSSRNVRLSPKDRETASLIPRMFQLAKKTLHGGEKNILIWKEILTDFLLTGSNVKIDYLEIVDPITLQPLSQLSGELLLATAVFVGDVRLIDNEILVSP; from the coding sequence ATGATAGTTGTAACAGATCCTATTGAACTAAAAAAAATTGTATTAGAATGGAAATTATCAAATCAAACCATTGGTTTTTGTCCTACTATGGGAACACTCCATGCAGGTCATATGGATTTGGTAAAAACTTCCAAATCTCAAGTTTCCAAAACAATCGTATCGATTTTTATCAATCCAACCCAATTTAATGATCCAAAAGATTTTGAAGCCTATCCAAAAAATACGGAAACTGATTTGAAGTTATGCGAAGAAAATGGTGTAGACCTTGTATTTTTGCCTTCTGTTGAAGTAATGTATCCAAAATCAACAACTCCAATCCAAATGAGCATTCCTTCATTACAATCTACTCTTTGTGGGAGAACTAGACCTGGTCATTTCGAAGGGGTTTTACAAGTTGTATCAAAACTTTTTCACCTAACAGATCCAAATATTGCCTTTTTTGGACTCAAAGATTATCAACAATTTCGAGTGGTATCTGCCCTCGTGACAGAACTCAATTTTCCCATACAAATCGTTGGAGTTCCCACAAAAAGAGAAGCGGATGGACTTGCTATGAGTTCAAGAAATGTAAGGTTATCACCAAAAGATAGGGAAACAGCAAGTCTCATCCCTAGGATGTTCCAATTAGCTAAAAAAACACTACATGGTGGTGAAAAGAACATTTTAATATGGAAAGAAATTCTAACTGATTTTTTATTAACGGGTTCAAATGTAAAAATTGATTATTTAGAAATCGTTGATCCAATTACTTTGCAACCACTTTCCCAATTATCTGGTGAACTATTACTTGCAACTGCTGTATTTGTAGGTGATGTACGTTTGATCGATAATGAAATATTAGTCTCTCCTTAA
- the hisD gene encoding histidinol dehydrogenase: MPIPILQCDRNSKDQYSRFLLGAREDLSAATTRILPILESVRTKGDEALLSYTEKFDGIKLSQVTIDPKQFKTNIDPKIKEAFLRAKANIEDFHLAQKRESWSKIIDGNRLGVKYTPIPSLAVYAPGGKALYPSSVLMGIIPAKIAGVPSIQLITPPQKEGLPEILVWLAQILEIDRIVTVGGAQGIAAAAYGTESVPKSEFIVGPGNAYVAAAKSFLSGQGLIGIDSPAGPSEVCIIADGSANAKWIACDMLSQAEHGEDSSAILLTTDLTLAKRVSEELEIAFVERPKRLQMKQKAIYENSAVLVFPNIDDCIWFSNELAPEHLEIQTENNEVIFSKIDHAGSVFLGPYSPVAMGDYISGTNHILPTARGSRIYSSLGVDTFLKRVTFQEVTKESLETLYPFVKLMSELEGLDEEHGTSVKVRTKGHE, from the coding sequence ATGCCAATTCCTATCCTCCAATGTGATCGAAATTCTAAAGATCAATACTCTCGTTTTCTTTTGGGGGCAAGGGAAGATTTAAGTGCTGCCACGACACGTATTTTACCAATTTTGGAATCAGTGCGAACCAAGGGAGACGAAGCCCTTTTGTCTTATACTGAGAAATTTGATGGCATCAAACTCTCACAAGTTACAATCGATCCTAAACAATTCAAAACAAATATTGATCCTAAAATAAAAGAGGCTTTCCTTCGTGCCAAAGCCAATATCGAAGATTTCCATTTGGCTCAAAAAAGGGAATCTTGGTCAAAGATCATTGATGGTAATCGTCTGGGTGTTAAATACACTCCAATCCCTTCGCTTGCTGTTTATGCTCCAGGTGGAAAGGCTTTGTACCCATCAAGTGTCCTTATGGGTATCATCCCCGCAAAGATTGCAGGTGTTCCTTCGATCCAACTCATCACACCTCCACAAAAAGAGGGACTCCCAGAGATTTTAGTTTGGTTGGCTCAGATCCTTGAGATCGACCGGATTGTTACGGTTGGCGGAGCACAAGGAATCGCCGCCGCTGCCTATGGTACGGAGTCTGTACCAAAATCAGAATTCATTGTTGGACCAGGGAATGCCTATGTTGCCGCCGCCAAATCCTTTTTAAGCGGACAAGGGTTGATCGGCATTGATAGTCCTGCAGGACCAAGTGAGGTTTGTATCATTGCTGATGGTAGCGCGAATGCAAAATGGATCGCTTGTGATATGTTATCCCAAGCAGAACATGGAGAAGATTCTTCTGCAATCTTACTCACAACGGATCTAACACTTGCGAAACGTGTCAGCGAAGAATTAGAAATTGCATTTGTAGAAAGACCGAAACGTTTACAGATGAAACAAAAAGCTATCTATGAAAATTCAGCTGTTTTGGTTTTCCCAAACATTGATGATTGTATTTGGTTTTCCAATGAACTTGCGCCAGAACATTTAGAGATACAAACAGAAAACAACGAAGTCATTTTTTCAAAAATAGATCATGCGGGAAGTGTTTTTCTTGGTCCTTATTCCCCAGTGGCAATGGGAGATTATATTTCCGGTACCAATCACATTTTACCAACGGCGAGAGGGAGTCGTATTTATTCATCCTTGGGTGTTGATACGTTTTTAAAACGGGTAACTTTTCAAGAAGTAACTAAAGAATCTTTAGAAACATTGTATCCCTTTGTAAAACTCATGTCGGAACTCGAAGGACTTGATGAAGAACATGGAACAAGTGTCAAAGTTCGAACAAAGGGACACGAATGA
- a CDS encoding LIC11435 family protein: MWNKQIIFFLVFGLFTFSLFAEPDGEEGTQHQLRWMEVDGAIGYVLEIKNSSGYLVLSEKVKGTSYDLVNYTSGVYEHRVAVINKLGKVGSYSEWVKFEVVVSRVPTLSKDSVYSVSKEEKEKVFLLEGKDFIHPMKVYMVTGGKRIPAKKVVIESDGVAKATFAVDPDTDTGIYDLVLENPRNKTLTVKQRVVLSDSKEKAANFAKRQERIIRKEIPEDYYETPYFSTLWRSTIVPGWGQKYIDGKNWKLYVYPVIALSAAAVYANSYNRFISARSDYQSAVLLGAVLAERADTQVLWLLNRSNAEASFNRAKTELGVIQVGAGILGAFLVYNLVDSYFSAKRNVATYEPGFPLGSENQRVYASMFTESGFSQTKAGSEIGSRYQIEISSRF; encoded by the coding sequence ATGTGGAATAAACAAATTATATTCTTTCTTGTTTTTGGTTTGTTTACGTTTTCTCTTTTTGCAGAACCTGACGGAGAAGAGGGCACACAACACCAGTTACGCTGGATGGAAGTAGATGGTGCCATTGGTTACGTACTTGAGATTAAAAATTCTAGCGGATACTTAGTTTTATCCGAAAAAGTGAAAGGAACAAGCTACGATTTGGTAAATTATACTTCTGGTGTGTATGAACATCGAGTGGCTGTGATCAATAAATTAGGTAAAGTTGGAAGTTATTCGGAATGGGTGAAATTTGAAGTAGTGGTCTCAAGAGTTCCAACACTTTCTAAAGATTCTGTGTATTCTGTTTCCAAGGAAGAAAAGGAAAAAGTTTTTTTATTAGAAGGAAAAGATTTTATCCATCCCATGAAAGTTTATATGGTCACTGGTGGAAAACGAATCCCTGCTAAAAAAGTTGTGATTGAATCCGATGGTGTGGCAAAAGCAACTTTTGCGGTAGATCCCGATACAGATACTGGGATTTATGATTTGGTTTTAGAGAATCCACGTAACAAAACATTAACAGTCAAACAAAGAGTTGTACTATCGGATTCAAAAGAAAAAGCAGCAAATTTTGCTAAACGCCAGGAAAGAATCATTCGAAAAGAAATTCCTGAAGACTATTATGAGACTCCCTATTTTTCAACACTTTGGAGATCAACGATAGTGCCTGGTTGGGGACAAAAATACATAGATGGGAAAAATTGGAAATTGTATGTATATCCTGTGATTGCCCTTTCTGCAGCAGCCGTGTATGCCAATTCCTATAATCGTTTTATCAGTGCCAGATCAGATTACCAATCAGCAGTTTTACTTGGTGCTGTACTTGCGGAACGTGCAGACACTCAAGTATTATGGTTACTCAATCGAAGTAATGCAGAAGCGAGTTTTAACCGCGCAAAAACTGAGTTAGGTGTAATTCAAGTGGGTGCGGGTATCCTTGGTGCTTTCCTAGTTTATAATTTGGTGGATTCCTACTTTTCAGCCAAACGAAATGTTGCAACCTACGAACCTGGTTTCCCGTTAGGAAGTGAAAACCAAAGGGTGTATGCGTCTATGTTTACTGAATCAGGATTTTCTCAAACAAAAGCTGGAAGTGAAATAGGGTCCCGATACCAAATCGAAATCTCATCCCGTTTTTGA
- a CDS encoding FecR domain-containing protein — translation MRLLNDTKFVVTGLLLLILLFSFLLYSNLNFRANDSTEPTIGVITFKNKTVLRKYNDAVVWDLIESKTEVKNRDTIRTEGLSDAILTLNDGTKINISENSMILLDISDKNININFAYGSFEAAREGVVSGDMKMNITAGDKTVEVSSGDIKLDKTKSELNIKVDQGEAKLTSNGKEEKIGKDQVANVTDSGVKVGKQLFRLVTPEDRKNVFSESGQERINFSLAGWNNDTSKRSNPILEVSLFPDFSKSLIREKLSSATVSKKLDVGSYYWRVSYTDPSSQTKAVTEVYQFRILSDPSLKLLSPRNGEVISFSHEIPVIRFVWNLLDLYSSYTVQIARDNGFTDIVTLKQTQNQSLAFDNLKEGTYFAKIKAKSSLQGIDEKTSSVVSFQILKKTNTTPPELLEPNKGKVIAEELTKSQLFFSWKDDKDFDSYQWELSSDSNFNSILQSEKLKNNFFKLSNGLRIGTYFWRVKGKSNGGQSFDSKPYQFTVIAKEEMELISPNQGAEVEVDDRNLVILKWKKLTGKSNYEIEVSKQSDFATTIVKENVVGNYYEFKSKEYGRFYWRVKSLEGESNVSVTRNFQMVSNVEPPNLLSPTRNETIDLFTKNYISFSWKPVEKVSAYRLKLIDVSGIKEKIILNERISTNKFQMNEIQKLNVGRFRWEVSSLYKVSDGSEKESVSNKQDFFISVPELKVPKILTPGTLYVE, via the coding sequence ATGCGTTTGTTAAATGATACAAAATTTGTAGTAACAGGACTTCTCCTTCTTATCCTGTTATTTTCATTTTTATTGTATTCAAATTTGAATTTCAGAGCCAATGATTCTACCGAGCCAACTATCGGTGTTATCACATTTAAAAATAAAACTGTTCTTCGGAAATACAACGACGCTGTGGTTTGGGATTTGATTGAATCCAAAACCGAAGTCAAAAACAGAGATACCATTCGTACAGAAGGATTGTCTGATGCTATATTGACACTCAATGATGGAACAAAAATTAATATCTCCGAAAATTCTATGATTCTTCTCGATATTTCTGATAAAAATATCAATATCAATTTTGCTTATGGTTCATTCGAAGCAGCGAGAGAGGGTGTCGTTTCGGGCGATATGAAAATGAACATCACTGCTGGTGACAAAACGGTGGAAGTTTCAAGTGGAGATATCAAACTCGACAAAACAAAATCAGAATTGAATATAAAGGTAGACCAAGGGGAAGCGAAGCTTACTTCGAATGGAAAAGAAGAAAAAATCGGAAAAGACCAAGTCGCCAATGTTACTGACTCGGGAGTGAAGGTTGGCAAACAGTTGTTTCGATTGGTAACCCCGGAAGACAGAAAGAATGTTTTTTCTGAATCAGGACAAGAGAGGATCAACTTTTCCCTTGCTGGTTGGAATAACGATACATCCAAACGATCTAATCCAATTTTGGAAGTCTCCCTTTTTCCAGATTTTTCAAAATCCCTTATTCGTGAAAAATTAAGTTCTGCGACTGTGAGTAAAAAATTGGATGTAGGATCTTATTATTGGCGTGTCTCATATACGGATCCTAGTTCACAAACCAAAGCAGTGACTGAAGTATACCAATTCAGAATTTTAAGTGATCCATCTTTGAAACTTTTATCGCCTAGAAATGGTGAAGTGATTTCATTTTCGCATGAAATTCCTGTGATCAGATTTGTTTGGAATTTACTAGATTTGTATTCTTCCTACACCGTTCAAATTGCCAGAGATAATGGATTCACTGATATTGTGACTTTAAAACAAACGCAGAATCAGTCACTTGCGTTTGATAATTTAAAAGAAGGCACTTACTTTGCAAAAATTAAGGCAAAATCAAGTTTACAAGGAATTGATGAAAAAACGTCATCAGTTGTTTCTTTCCAGATACTAAAAAAAACAAATACAACTCCACCTGAATTACTAGAACCAAACAAAGGAAAGGTGATTGCGGAAGAACTAACAAAATCTCAATTGTTTTTTTCTTGGAAAGATGATAAGGATTTTGACTCCTATCAATGGGAATTGAGCAGTGACAGTAATTTTAATTCGATTCTACAGTCAGAAAAACTGAAAAACAATTTTTTCAAACTTAGTAATGGGTTAAGGATTGGGACTTACTTTTGGCGTGTCAAAGGTAAGTCCAATGGTGGTCAAAGTTTTGATTCAAAACCATACCAATTCACTGTGATCGCAAAAGAAGAAATGGAACTCATTTCACCGAACCAAGGTGCTGAGGTGGAAGTGGATGATCGTAACCTCGTAATCCTGAAATGGAAAAAATTAACTGGAAAATCAAACTATGAAATTGAAGTTTCCAAACAATCGGATTTTGCAACTACCATTGTAAAAGAAAACGTAGTGGGTAATTATTATGAATTTAAATCAAAAGAATATGGGCGTTTTTACTGGCGTGTGAAGTCTTTAGAAGGTGAAAGTAATGTGAGTGTCACAAGGAATTTTCAGATGGTTTCAAATGTGGAACCACCGAATCTTTTATCTCCAACTCGTAACGAAACCATTGACTTATTTACAAAAAATTATATCAGTTTTAGTTGGAAACCTGTTGAAAAAGTTTCTGCATACCGATTGAAACTTATCGATGTTTCTGGCATCAAAGAAAAAATCATATTAAACGAAAGAATATCGACTAATAAATTCCAAATGAACGAAATCCAAAAATTAAATGTGGGTAGGTTTCGTTGGGAAGTTTCCTCCCTCTATAAAGTTTCGGATGGATCGGAAAAGGAATCGGTATCAAACAAACAAGATTTTTTCATCTCAGTGCCTGAGTTGAAAGTACCGAAGATTCTCACTCCAGGGACCCTCTATGTGGAATAA